A single genomic interval of Lycium ferocissimum isolate CSIRO_LF1 unplaced genomic scaffold, AGI_CSIRO_Lferr_CH_V1 ctg12863, whole genome shotgun sequence harbors:
- the LOC132042026 gene encoding uncharacterized protein LOC132042026, producing MPHHIGSKPIREIIYQKGGKYGNPPDLGTVFFETRKKDNKLVEPEAIEKYAQIEEMVQSEPSLSSIEIVKNCCGPQTRSHVFGFGGGVKAKDLKGGTSSKAELLSALRSTQEENKSLNEKNKSGLISGIQEMSDSHSVNFQVEPSHHEHDGGDASNHNTLPINPAQIGSSVGNIPVGEDNGAMLQ from the exons ATGCCTCATCATATTGGTAGCAAGCCTATTCGAGAGATTATTTATCAAAAG GGCGGGAAATATGGCAATCCACCAGATTTGGGGACTGTTTTCTTTGAAACTCGTAAGAAAGATAACAAGCTTGTTGAACCTGAAGCAAttgaaaaatat GCTCAGATCGAAGAAATGGTTCAATCGGAGCCATCTCTATCTAGCATAGAGATTGTCAAAAACTGTTGTGGACCTCAAACTCGTAGCCATGTATTTGGCTTTGGGGGTGGAGTAAaggcgaaagacttgaaaggTGGAACCTCTTCAAAGGCTGAATTATTGTCTGCGCTACGTTCGActcaagaagaaaacaaatcCTTGAATGAGAAAAACAAatct GGTTTAATTTCAGGTATACAGGAAATGTCGGATTCACATTCTGTCAACTTTCAAGTGGAACCGAGCCATCACGAGCATGACGGCGGGGATGCATCGAACCACAACACGCTCCCCATTAATCCAGCTCAAATCGGTTCATCAGTGGGAAACATTCCGGTCGGTGAGGATAACGGGGCCATGCTGCAGTAG